CAAAAGCGATGTATAATAGGACTCATAGTAGATGAACCTACATTCTGGGCTGCGATAAAAGGTGATCAACACAACGGAGATGCAAAACAGGTGGTGCATCAGCACATCTGATTATTGCCAAACGCACCTTTCTATGCACGTTGTATACGCACGTAACGCAGAAGCGCTTCCCCAAAGTTGCATAGCCCAAATTGTGCTCAAATCGGATTATCCCctcaccctttttttatgacaaATCGGCGCAGCGGTGAGAGGAAACACTATACCGCTATGGCAATGACAAGCTGACACGCGGGAGGCACacaatgaggagaaaaaaacgaagaagcagATGCGCGCATTCTATCCGTACACGTATAAAGCAGCGCGGCTTAACCATTCGATACCTCCCCTGCAAAAGCGATTACCCACTACATaagcaggaaaaaagggaaacagcACGCGTGGTTTATACGCACATATTAActacacaaatatatatataaacgtaTAATGATCGTTCGTGCCTTTTTCCCCTGCGTTCTCATTTTCATTTCAACCGAGATATTCACTTGCTACAAAGTAAGCCACCTAACCCGCCCGGGGGACTTCCTCTTCCGTAATAAGGGGGAAACCAAAAGGCGCAGAGGAATTAGAAATAGGGTTGCCAACAACCGAACAAGCGGCAGTGACGGTATAGCCAATTATGCCGATATCGAAAGGAACGTAAAATGCAGAATTGGGGTGGAAGTCCACGTGCAGCTGAGCACAAAATGTAAAGCCTTCTGTAACTGCTTTAATGTCGCTTCTTCACATAACGATAAAACATACGAGAGGAATTATATAGATTTGTGCAATTTCTTAAAGGACAACATTTTGAAGACAGGAAATGAGGCAGCAGACTCGAATTGGCTAGGAGAGGGAACACCTCCGAGGAAGGATCTAGGGGGGGGAATTTCCGCAGAGACGAAGAGGTGTATTAGTGAAGACCCTAAGTATGCCATTAGTAGGCCAAACAAACATATATGCAACAGGTGTGTAGGCGAGGTGGGCTCCCTAAGCTTACTGAACAGCACAGCTGTCTTGTTCACATACCTAATTAGCATTATTCTTAATTGCAACCTAAACAATGTTATCACTTTTgacagaaaaatttataattattatgactTGCCCAAAGGTTATCAGATTACGCAAAAGGAAACGCCGATTGGTTTCGATGGTAACATTTCTGTGGAGGGAAAGAGGTTTCGCATAAAGAGCGTTCACCTAGAGGAAGACACGAGCAAGTGTTTCTTTCTTCCGCGAAGTGTGAATATGCTGAATTGGGGGGGTACTACTACTCCCCACGAAAGTAGCAGCGATGGGAAAGGAACTGCATTTAGGGGGGGCAGTGACATTTTGAACCTTAACAATGGTAGTGGCGCAGGGGAGAAAGAGAATGGGGACATAAATGGTGAATGCTCCACCAGGGACGGTGACGAACTGGTCTCTCACAGTTGTAACCCAAAAGACTACCCATCAAACGGTGCTAACGAAGCAAATCACCCATCAAACAGTCTTAACGAAGCAAACCACCCATCAAGCAGTCCTAACGAAGCAAACTACCCATCAAACAGTCTTAACGAAGCAAACCACCCATCAAGCAGTCCTAACGAAGCAAACTACCCATCAAGCAGTCCTAACGAAGCAAACTACCCATCAAACAGTTCAAACGAAGCAAATCACCCATCAAACAGTCCTAACGAAGTAAACCACCTGAACAAGAAAATACTACTAGATTATAACCGCTGCGGAATCCCCCTAGTCGAAGTCGTGGTCGAAGATGACTACATGAACGCAGAAGAGTGCATTAACCTACtgaaggagataaaaaataaagtgtgCCTACTGGGGGTATGCGTGGGGAACAAGGAAAATATCAGATCGGACATTAACATATCTTTTGAATACGATAACGTGAAGTACAGCCGAGTTGAAATCAAAAATGTTAACAGCTTCAGAAAAATTAAGAGTTGCATAgagcaggagaagcaaaattttattaatcaaATTCTCACAAagggaacagaaaaaagctACCACTCCAAGTCGAACGAAATGTATACAAAAAGCTACCTAGACAGTACGCACTACGTTGtc
The window above is part of the Plasmodium cynomolgi strain B DNA, chromosome 11, whole genome shotgun sequence genome. Proteins encoded here:
- a CDS encoding glutamyl-tRNA (putative), which produces MIVRAFFPCVLIFISTEIFTCYKGETKRRRGIRNRVANNRTSGSDGIANYADIERNVKCRIGVEVHVQLSTKCKAFCNCFNVASSHNDKTYERNYIDLCNFLKDNILKTGNEAADSNWLGEGTPPRKDLGGGISAETKRCISEDPKYAISRPNKHICNRCVGEVGSLSLLNSTAVLFTYLISIILNCNLNNVITFDRKIYNYYDLPKGYQITQKETPIGFDGNISVEGKRFRIKSVHLEEDTSKCFFLPRSVNMLNWGGTTTPHESSSDGKGTAFRGGSDILNLNNGSGAGEKENGDINGECSTRDGDELVSHSCNPKDYPSNGANEANHPSNSLNEANHPSSSPNEANYPSNSLNEANHPSSSPNEANYPSSSPNEANYPSNSSNEANHPSNSPNEVNHLNKKILLDYNRCGIPLVEVVVEDDYMNAEECINLLKEIKNKVCLLGVCVGNKENIRSDINISFEYDNVKYSRVEIKNVNSFRKIKSCIEQEKQNFINQILTKGTEKSYHSKSNEMYTKSYLDSTHYVVRKKEVYNYVHERNIPQYKLSKHVIKLLKFYVNYKIKIYEDEVKYKWSKQYFYVFLNDPFLYNYFNEFEEE